The following are encoded in a window of Brevibacillus ruminantium genomic DNA:
- a CDS encoding sigma-70 family RNA polymerase sigma factor, giving the protein MRKAGVEEVYRLHVNDIYRYLRKLTGDAGLAEDLTQETFFRAFQHLDTYRGEKVRPWLFKVAYHAFIDWHRKQKRKPEYLTDAFPDQADQRAASPEAAVVLQETFASVQDALDALPEKQRQSLLLYAGKLSYAEISDVLGIDVADVKRSLYRGRVKMRKWWRDNQDDRCGQDE; this is encoded by the coding sequence ATGAGAAAGGCAGGGGTGGAGGAGGTGTACCGCCTGCATGTCAACGATATTTACCGCTATCTCCGCAAACTGACCGGTGATGCCGGTCTCGCGGAGGATTTGACGCAGGAAACCTTTTTCCGCGCCTTTCAGCACCTGGATACCTATCGGGGAGAAAAGGTTCGCCCCTGGCTGTTCAAGGTTGCGTACCACGCATTTATCGATTGGCATCGCAAGCAAAAGCGAAAGCCGGAATACTTGACCGATGCATTTCCCGATCAGGCAGATCAGAGGGCAGCGAGTCCGGAGGCTGCGGTCGTTCTTCAAGAGACATTTGCCTCTGTGCAGGATGCGCTGGATGCGCTGCCGGAAAAACAGCGGCAGTCGCTGCTTCTCTATGCCGGGAAGCTAAGCTATGCGGAAATTTCGGATGTCCTCGGGATCGATGTAGCGGATGTGAAGCGGTCCCTCTATCGGGGACGTGTGAAGATGCGAAAATGGTGGAGGGATAATCAGGATGACAGATGCGGACAGGATGAATAG
- a CDS encoding anti-sigma factor: MTDADRMNREREEMLLAYLRGELSAQEEAELRQRLADDPEYAERLEELLLGEEEPLEKGSDKSLLESLPEDKQRAIIRRGKWKSRLSNAAYTVGISLLIGIAAWLVNFWIGRSLYDETYRVSKDLVNFTQPGIEVGSSGAQVGLLYGKIQMEMRERIGGDRQRVGSFETTNVLYKVSARPVWNNGFREKHLFFLFPLENTPSQDHSYRRDPAWSTLEKLPEGTVSQLAISFDHLMSLRELYQFLAPYDLDLTWLAVDTGQERKHEMAKEGVVLLSAGEIWGYPENGLDFGEVPIIVRGEEERRTAAYVAEMKYLAEQKRLSQSIAESLIFQREGAQIQERYQYLEENGVKIYGVVVTGATKELLRLKQEPSITAAFLGKIDWWNLNHPSASGEQNSW; encoded by the coding sequence ATGACAGATGCGGACAGGATGAATAGGGAGCGGGAAGAGATGCTCTTGGCGTATCTGCGCGGCGAGCTGAGCGCGCAGGAAGAAGCAGAGCTGCGGCAGCGCCTAGCCGATGATCCGGAGTATGCCGAGAGATTGGAAGAGCTACTGCTCGGAGAGGAAGAACCCTTGGAAAAAGGAAGTGACAAATCCTTGTTGGAGAGCTTGCCTGAAGACAAGCAGCGCGCGATCATCCGCCGGGGGAAGTGGAAAAGCAGGCTCTCAAATGCAGCCTATACGGTGGGAATTTCTCTGTTGATCGGGATTGCGGCATGGCTCGTGAATTTCTGGATTGGCCGCTCCCTCTACGATGAGACCTATCGTGTCTCCAAAGATTTGGTCAACTTTACCCAGCCGGGAATTGAAGTGGGGAGCAGTGGTGCGCAGGTCGGTCTTTTGTACGGCAAAATTCAAATGGAAATGCGGGAGCGGATCGGAGGAGATAGGCAGCGGGTGGGGAGCTTTGAAACGACCAATGTGCTCTACAAGGTTTCAGCCCGGCCTGTCTGGAATAACGGCTTCCGCGAGAAACACTTATTCTTTCTCTTCCCGCTGGAAAACACTCCTTCGCAGGATCACTCATATCGGCGTGATCCGGCGTGGTCTACCCTCGAAAAATTGCCGGAGGGTACCGTATCACAGCTGGCGATCTCTTTTGACCATTTGATGAGCCTAAGAGAGCTTTATCAATTCCTGGCGCCTTATGACCTGGATCTGACCTGGCTGGCAGTAGATACCGGACAGGAACGCAAACATGAAATGGCAAAAGAAGGCGTTGTTTTACTGTCTGCGGGTGAGATTTGGGGATATCCGGAAAATGGTCTTGACTTCGGGGAAGTTCCGATTATCGTCAGAGGGGAGGAGGAGCGCCGCACGGCTGCCTACGTGGCGGAGATGAAATACCTCGCGGAGCAGAAGCGCTTGAGTCAGTCGATTGCCGAGAGCCTGATTTTCCAAAGAGAGGGGGCGCAGATACAGGAGCGCTATCAGTACCTCGAGGAAAACGGCGTAAAAATCTATGGTGTCGTAGTGACGGGAGCAACCAAAGAACTGCTCAGGCTCAAACAAGAGCCTTCAATTACAGCGGCATTTCTGGGGAAAATAGACTGGTGGAATTTGAATCACCCCAGTGCCTCTGGAGAGCAAAACAGCTGGTGA
- the mtnK gene encoding S-methyl-5-thioribose kinase produces the protein MAYRALTEQEAVEYVKELPGLFEKGATLTSHEIGDGNLNLVFHIKEEATGKSVIVKQALPYARVVGESWPLTLDRARIESEALRTQYKFVPDLVPQVYHFDQELALTVMEDLSDHILMRKGLIEGNRYPYFAKQIGRFLAHTLFFTSDLGAHPYEKKALVKTFVNPELCKITEDLVFTDPYENASTNNFNPLIKKEVEEIWKNKPLKLEIAKLKLDFLTRAEALLHGDLHTGSIFVTEQSTKVIDPEFAYYGPIGFDIGAVVANLILNYAGQHGLQSDRGKREEYREYLLTTVEDVWNEFVSQFVQLWHKQAKERSAHVEGLWQSYVNRLIQDTAGFAGCKILRRVIGLAGVADLNSIQDDQTRAEAERLALRIGQELILKRSSIEESTDITDIVRNVTTRFDQEAATA, from the coding sequence ATGGCGTATCGTGCGTTGACTGAACAAGAAGCAGTAGAGTATGTGAAAGAATTGCCCGGGCTGTTTGAAAAGGGAGCCACCCTGACTTCCCATGAGATCGGCGACGGCAACCTCAATCTGGTATTCCATATCAAGGAGGAAGCCACAGGCAAAAGCGTGATTGTCAAGCAGGCTCTGCCCTATGCGCGCGTCGTTGGTGAATCGTGGCCGTTGACGCTGGATCGTGCCCGCATCGAAAGCGAGGCCCTGCGCACCCAGTATAAATTCGTACCTGACCTGGTCCCGCAGGTATATCACTTTGATCAGGAGCTGGCCTTGACGGTCATGGAGGATTTGAGCGATCACATCCTGATGCGCAAAGGCTTGATCGAAGGAAACCGCTACCCTTATTTTGCCAAGCAAATCGGCCGCTTTCTCGCACATACGCTCTTCTTCACCTCAGACTTGGGCGCACATCCCTACGAGAAAAAAGCGCTTGTCAAAACATTTGTGAATCCGGAATTGTGCAAAATTACGGAAGACTTGGTATTTACCGATCCGTACGAAAATGCATCGACCAACAATTTCAATCCGCTGATCAAAAAAGAAGTGGAGGAGATCTGGAAGAATAAGCCGCTTAAGCTGGAAATCGCCAAGCTGAAGCTGGACTTCCTGACCCGGGCCGAAGCGCTGCTGCATGGCGATCTTCATACGGGCAGCATTTTTGTCACCGAGCAATCTACCAAGGTGATCGATCCGGAATTTGCCTACTATGGTCCGATCGGCTTTGATATCGGCGCTGTCGTCGCCAACCTGATTCTGAACTATGCGGGTCAGCATGGACTTCAGTCTGACAGAGGAAAACGGGAGGAGTACCGCGAATACCTGTTGACGACGGTGGAGGATGTCTGGAATGAATTTGTCTCCCAGTTTGTCCAGCTGTGGCATAAGCAGGCGAAGGAGCGCAGCGCCCACGTAGAGGGGCTTTGGCAAAGCTATGTAAACCGGCTGATTCAGGACACCGCCGGGTTCGCTGGCTGTAAAATTCTTCGCCGTGTGATCGGACTTGCGGGAGTGGCAGACCTAAACAGCATTCAGGATGATCAGACCCGTGCGGAAGCCGAGCGTCTGGCGCTGCGCATCGGACAGGAACTGATTCTGAAGCGCAGCAGTATTGAAGAGTCGACCGATATCACCGATATCGTCCGGAATGTTACCACACGATTTGATCAGGAGGCAGCAACGGCATGA
- the mtnA gene encoding S-methyl-5-thioribose-1-phosphate isomerase, translating into MTTSSEVFAPVKWEGDALLLLDQTRLPVETIVLTIETAEEVWAAIRHLQVRGAPAIGMAAAYGLYLGIRQLEAADAGAFRELLHQRADYLATARPTAVNLFWALDRVKARIDQEGEKPVDVLKAAVLDEALAIQREDAEVCRTIGENLLTLLNDGMGILTHCNPGALATAAYGTATAPFYLAKERGWNLKVYADETRPVLQGARLTAYELQQAGIDVTLICDNMAAMVMAQGKVQAVIVGTDRVAANGDVANKIGTYGVAVLAKAHGIPFYVAAPLSSIDLETATGAEIPIEERPAEEITHGLGKQVAPDGIQVYNPAFDVTPAAYITAIVTETGIFKPEEIGKAKP; encoded by the coding sequence ATGACTACATCAAGTGAAGTATTTGCACCGGTAAAGTGGGAGGGAGACGCACTCCTTCTGCTCGACCAGACGCGTTTACCTGTTGAAACGATAGTGCTTACCATCGAAACGGCAGAGGAAGTATGGGCGGCGATCCGTCATTTGCAAGTGCGCGGAGCTCCGGCCATCGGCATGGCGGCAGCATATGGCCTTTACCTGGGTATACGTCAGCTTGAAGCGGCAGATGCAGGAGCCTTTCGGGAGCTGCTGCACCAGCGAGCAGATTACCTGGCGACTGCGCGCCCCACTGCAGTGAATCTGTTCTGGGCGCTGGACCGCGTAAAAGCCCGGATTGACCAAGAAGGCGAAAAGCCGGTAGATGTCCTGAAAGCGGCAGTTCTGGACGAAGCACTGGCCATCCAGCGCGAGGATGCAGAGGTTTGCCGGACGATCGGGGAGAATTTGCTCACTCTGCTCAATGACGGCATGGGCATCCTGACGCATTGCAATCCGGGGGCGCTGGCAACGGCAGCCTACGGAACGGCAACCGCCCCTTTTTATCTGGCCAAAGAACGCGGCTGGAATCTTAAAGTTTACGCCGATGAAACAAGACCGGTGCTGCAGGGAGCAAGACTGACGGCTTATGAGCTGCAGCAGGCGGGCATTGATGTTACGCTGATTTGCGACAACATGGCTGCCATGGTCATGGCCCAGGGCAAGGTACAGGCGGTCATCGTTGGAACGGACCGCGTAGCGGCAAACGGAGATGTCGCCAATAAAATCGGCACCTACGGAGTAGCCGTTTTAGCCAAGGCTCACGGGATTCCGTTTTACGTAGCCGCTCCGCTTTCTTCGATTGATCTGGAGACCGCGACGGGAGCGGAGATTCCGATCGAAGAGCGTCCGGCCGAAGAGATTACACATGGCCTCGGCAAACAGGTAGCGCCGGATGGTATCCAGGTGTACAATCCTGCCTTTGACGTGACGCCAGCGGCCTATATTACCGCGATTGTAACGGAGACCGGTATTTTCAAACCAGAGGAAATCGGCAAAGCCAAACCATAG
- a CDS encoding GNAT family N-acetyltransferase — protein sequence MRVIPMTEYAVLRRLELTDAEEMFWLTDTNRAHLRQWLPWLDHIKTVADTGRFISATLDQDMRNQGTHFGIWYNGRLAGTVGAHNIDWNNRKTSLGYWLGAQYSGHGLMTEAVSAYLDHLVFGVWNLHRVTIQAATENAKSRAIPERLGFTLEGIMRSNEFLYDHFVDHAVYSMLSNEWR from the coding sequence ATGAGGGTCATACCGATGACAGAGTATGCCGTTCTGAGACGTCTGGAGCTGACAGATGCAGAGGAGATGTTTTGGCTGACGGATACGAACCGGGCACATTTGCGTCAGTGGCTGCCGTGGCTGGATCATATCAAAACGGTAGCGGATACGGGGCGCTTTATTTCCGCCACATTGGATCAGGATATGCGCAACCAGGGAACCCACTTTGGCATCTGGTACAACGGACGCTTGGCTGGGACTGTGGGGGCACATAACATTGACTGGAATAACCGGAAAACCTCTCTTGGATATTGGCTGGGCGCGCAGTATTCCGGTCACGGATTGATGACGGAGGCTGTATCGGCCTATCTCGATCACCTCGTCTTCGGTGTCTGGAATCTGCATAGAGTAACCATCCAGGCAGCGACGGAGAACGCTAAAAGCAGGGCGATTCCCGAGCGGCTTGGCTTTACTCTGGAGGGAATCATGAGAAGCAATGAGTTTCTCTACGATCATTTTGTGGACCATGCTGTCTACAGCATGCTGTCCAACGAATGGCGCTAA
- a CDS encoding ABC transporter ATP-binding protein: MKIWRQLSWFFRKYWKRYAVGIAILFLIDLLVLWPPRLIGQTVDQIRNGSLTMSALTTTVVILLLIGLALYALRYFWRYLLFGGSLMLERSLRERLFGHLTILSPSFYSRRRSGDLMALATNDIPAIEQTAGMGVLTLVDSLFATVLTLTVMMVAIDWKLTLAALLPMPFLAWSTAYYGKLLHDRFYLAQEAFGEMNDHVQQSVSGVRVLRAFVQEEQDVESFRRVSEKTMERNISVSRIDALFEPTIGIIIGFSFLIGLGYGTYLVFSSAISLGDLVAFNLYLGLLIWPMFAFGWLMNILQRGSASLKRLSEFFAEQPEVKEEKQVIDAVSSSTIEARSFTFHYPGSEKAALSDISFLLREGETLGIVGRTGSGKSTLCRALLHQFPIPPDSMLVGGYPLEQISLSALRGKMAYVPQEHLLFSRTIASNVAFGKPDATNEEVWHALSLAEMREDLTQFPAGLDTMVGEKGVTLSGGQKQRISIARALLMEPDILILDDCLSAVDARTEESILRHLREERHGKTTIITAHRLSAVQHAQLILVLDEGQVVERGTHDQLMAENGWYAQQYRRQQMEQDAAG; the protein is encoded by the coding sequence GTGAAAATATGGCGACAATTGTCCTGGTTTTTCAGAAAATATTGGAAAAGGTATGCGGTCGGGATTGCTATTCTCTTTCTTATCGATTTGCTTGTACTCTGGCCGCCGCGCCTGATCGGACAAACGGTCGATCAAATCCGCAACGGCTCCCTCACGATGTCCGCTTTGACTACAACCGTTGTTATCTTGCTCCTGATCGGGCTTGCGCTGTATGCCCTCCGCTATTTCTGGCGCTACCTGCTGTTTGGCGGCTCCTTGATGCTGGAGCGGTCACTCCGCGAGCGTCTGTTTGGCCATTTGACCATCCTCTCCCCTTCGTTTTACTCACGGCGCCGCTCCGGTGATCTCATGGCGCTGGCTACCAATGATATCCCTGCTATTGAACAGACAGCCGGAATGGGCGTGCTTACGCTTGTCGATTCCCTGTTTGCGACAGTGCTGACACTTACCGTGATGATGGTCGCCATCGACTGGAAGCTGACGCTGGCAGCGCTTTTGCCGATGCCGTTTTTGGCGTGGTCAACGGCGTATTACGGCAAGCTCCTCCACGATCGCTTTTACCTGGCACAAGAGGCATTCGGCGAAATGAACGATCATGTTCAGCAGTCGGTATCCGGCGTCCGTGTGCTGCGAGCCTTCGTGCAGGAGGAGCAGGATGTAGAATCCTTCCGACGGGTCAGTGAAAAAACCATGGAGCGAAATATCAGCGTTTCCCGGATCGACGCTCTGTTTGAACCGACGATCGGGATTATTATCGGCTTCAGCTTTCTCATCGGGCTGGGATACGGCACCTATCTGGTCTTCTCCAGTGCGATTTCTCTCGGCGATCTGGTTGCCTTTAACCTGTATCTCGGACTGTTGATTTGGCCGATGTTTGCTTTCGGCTGGCTGATGAACATTCTCCAGCGCGGTAGTGCCTCTCTCAAACGGTTGTCCGAATTCTTTGCCGAGCAGCCGGAAGTGAAAGAGGAGAAACAAGTGATCGACGCAGTGTCGAGCAGTACGATAGAGGCACGGTCTTTCACCTTCCACTATCCCGGTTCAGAGAAGGCCGCCCTCTCCGATATCAGCTTCTTGCTTCGGGAAGGAGAGACGCTGGGAATCGTGGGACGGACAGGAAGCGGGAAGTCAACACTGTGCCGCGCTCTCTTGCATCAGTTTCCGATTCCTCCAGACTCCATGCTTGTAGGCGGCTACCCCCTGGAACAAATATCGCTGTCTGCCCTGCGTGGAAAAATGGCCTACGTTCCGCAAGAACATCTGCTGTTTTCCCGGACGATTGCGTCCAATGTCGCATTCGGTAAGCCGGACGCAACGAATGAAGAGGTATGGCATGCGCTTTCTTTGGCCGAGATGAGAGAAGATCTGACTCAGTTCCCTGCCGGTCTTGATACGATGGTGGGAGAAAAAGGCGTCACCCTCTCCGGGGGACAAAAACAGCGAATCTCGATTGCCCGGGCGCTTCTCATGGAACCAGACATCCTGATTTTGGACGATTGCCTGTCCGCAGTGGATGCCCGGACGGAGGAAAGCATCCTGCGCCACCTGCGAGAGGAACGGCATGGAAAAACAACGATCATTACTGCCCACCGGCTTTCTGCTGTCCAGCATGCGCAGTTGATTCTGGTGCTGGACGAAGGTCAAGTGGTGGAGCGAGGAACGCACGACCAGTTAATGGCGGAAAACGGCTGGTATGCGCAGCAGTACCGCCGCCAGCAGATGGAACAAGACGCAGCAGGCTAG
- a CDS encoding ABC transporter ATP-binding protein, which yields MNGQNVWKRLAEYALPFRKQIVGALLLLLLGTAAELAGPFLAKVMIDNHILAIHKTWYRFEQQPLTAEGSELGVQLADRYYIREDWLGSLPADQEKKGSRAQIVTEGTSYYMLDRELTEEGEPRIEPLSASEGRDRVEATLVRSGQVIDRVQGIRLTADEVKSLYSSEIPPILLLAGGYAALILLSALCNYIQILTLQTTAQRIIQRMRMILFTHLQKLPVSYFDKTPVGQIVSRVSNDTEAIRELYVSVLATFVQNGVYLIGILIALFILQPQLALFCFLSVPLLIGLVITYRYYSSRYYTIIRSRLSDLNATINEMIQNMTIVQALRREAGVRAEFEKVNEEYFQTRIKENNLESLLLRPAVDLIWKIALTVIIWYFGSASFHSVISFGALFAFVDYIGRFFEPINMIMNRLSQLQQAAISSQRVFDILDTPAEEKRDGQDMQRPRGEVVFEHVSFAYQNEQYVLKDVSFTAKPGQTVALVGHTGSGKSSLMNLLLGFYPVTRGRILIDGQDMREMDTRMLRKHVGLVLQDPFLFTGSIGFNIRLYKDEITAEEVQRAARAVKADDFISGLPQGYDEPVVERGMTLSAGQRQLLSFSRALAADPAILILDEATASIDSETESSIQEALHVLSEGRTTFIIAHRLSTIQHADLILVLSRGEVVERGTHDELMEQKGLYQKMYQLQQRHLSATVEQ from the coding sequence ATGAACGGGCAAAATGTATGGAAGCGACTGGCAGAGTATGCGCTGCCTTTTCGCAAACAGATCGTCGGGGCTCTGCTTCTGCTCCTGCTCGGAACGGCTGCGGAGCTGGCCGGCCCCTTTTTGGCCAAAGTCATGATTGACAATCATATTCTGGCGATTCATAAAACCTGGTATCGCTTTGAACAACAACCGCTTACTGCCGAAGGAAGCGAGCTCGGCGTGCAGCTGGCGGACCGCTATTACATCAGGGAGGACTGGCTGGGCTCTTTGCCTGCTGACCAGGAGAAAAAGGGCAGCAGGGCCCAGATCGTGACCGAGGGAACGAGCTACTACATGCTGGATCGAGAGCTGACAGAGGAGGGAGAACCCCGAATCGAGCCGTTGTCGGCGAGCGAGGGCAGAGATCGGGTGGAGGCGACGCTGGTTCGCTCTGGGCAGGTTATTGACCGGGTCCAGGGAATTCGGTTGACAGCAGATGAGGTAAAATCTCTGTACAGCAGTGAAATTCCTCCGATACTGCTGCTGGCGGGAGGCTACGCTGCCCTGATTTTGCTCAGTGCTCTTTGCAATTACATCCAGATCTTAACACTGCAAACAACCGCGCAGCGCATCATTCAGCGCATGCGGATGATTTTGTTTACCCATCTGCAGAAATTGCCGGTCTCCTATTTTGACAAGACGCCGGTCGGGCAAATCGTCTCCCGGGTCAGCAATGATACCGAAGCAATCCGGGAGCTGTACGTCAGCGTTCTGGCCACCTTTGTGCAGAACGGCGTGTACCTCATCGGGATTTTGATCGCTCTGTTTATCCTGCAGCCGCAGCTGGCGCTGTTCTGCTTTCTGAGTGTACCGCTGCTCATAGGTTTGGTCATTACCTATCGCTATTACAGTTCTCGCTACTATACGATTATCCGCAGCCGGCTGAGCGATCTGAATGCGACGATCAATGAAATGATCCAGAATATGACCATCGTTCAGGCGCTTCGCAGGGAGGCTGGCGTCCGGGCAGAATTTGAGAAGGTAAACGAGGAGTATTTCCAGACGCGCATCAAAGAAAACAACCTGGAGTCGCTTCTGCTCAGACCCGCAGTGGACCTGATCTGGAAGATCGCTTTGACAGTCATCATCTGGTATTTTGGTTCCGCTTCTTTTCACAGCGTCATTTCGTTTGGAGCGCTGTTTGCCTTCGTCGATTACATCGGTCGTTTTTTTGAGCCGATCAACATGATCATGAACCGTCTCTCCCAGCTGCAACAGGCAGCAATCTCCTCTCAAAGGGTTTTTGATATTCTGGATACGCCTGCCGAAGAGAAGAGGGACGGGCAGGACATGCAGCGTCCGCGCGGAGAAGTGGTTTTTGAGCATGTCTCTTTTGCTTATCAAAACGAGCAATACGTGTTGAAGGACGTCTCCTTTACCGCAAAACCTGGCCAGACGGTGGCGTTGGTGGGGCATACGGGTTCAGGCAAAAGCTCGCTGATGAACCTGCTCCTCGGTTTTTACCCGGTGACTCGAGGGCGCATCCTGATCGATGGCCAGGATATGCGCGAGATGGACACCAGGATGCTTCGCAAGCATGTCGGCCTGGTGCTGCAGGACCCGTTTCTCTTTACGGGGAGCATCGGTTTTAATATCCGGCTGTACAAGGATGAGATTACCGCTGAGGAAGTACAGCGGGCAGCCCGTGCAGTGAAGGCAGACGACTTTATTAGCGGGCTGCCCCAAGGCTATGATGAGCCTGTCGTGGAACGGGGAATGACGTTGTCGGCAGGACAGCGGCAGCTGCTCTCTTTTTCGCGGGCGCTGGCAGCCGATCCGGCGATTCTGATCCTGGACGAAGCGACAGCCAGTATCGACAGTGAAACAGAATCGTCTATCCAGGAGGCGCTCCACGTTCTTTCCGAGGGACGCACAACCTTTATCATTGCCCACCGCCTTTCGACCATTCAGCATGCTGACCTGATTCTCGTCCTCTCGCGCGGAGAAGTGGTGGAGAGGGGCACACATGATGAGCTGATGGAGCAAAAAGGACTCTATCAAAAAATGTACCAGCTCCAGCAGAGGCATCTTTCTGCTACAGTAGAACAGTAA
- a CDS encoding MFS transporter codes for MSSTRFTFWVLILVVVIAGASQGMTIPLLAVMLEQQGVSSVSNGLNAAALYIGVLLISPWLEIPLRRIGYRSTILWGLLLVTIATVLIPLFSNLAVWFALRMLMGIGDSSLHYSSQMWVTKIAAPKRRGRDLSIYGLAYGIGFSLGPLGINLLPLGFWVPFASLTVLYVAAFLLLSRIRNEFPEAIQKAPAVKQQNRYATVFRLSWLALIPSFLYGYMETSLNGSFPVYALRTGLSIEWVSVILPSFVVGSIILQIPLGAWSDRIGRKRVMFGCALVGAIAFMLFPMSGENVWLMMLLLGIAGAAVGSFYSLGLAFATDILPASMVPTAGIVASMNFGVASILAPNVNGLLMQVWDPRSIFWLMGLLLVGFSVACLLFRTTSTSRETAAA; via the coding sequence ATGTCTTCTACGCGTTTTACGTTTTGGGTGCTCATATTGGTCGTAGTGATTGCCGGTGCCAGTCAGGGCATGACGATTCCTCTTTTGGCCGTCATGCTGGAACAGCAAGGGGTTTCATCGGTCTCCAATGGACTGAATGCTGCCGCCTTGTATATCGGTGTATTGCTGATATCGCCCTGGCTGGAAATCCCACTGCGCCGGATTGGCTACCGCTCGACGATTCTTTGGGGTCTGCTCTTGGTCACGATAGCGACGGTCCTGATCCCGCTTTTCTCCAATTTGGCCGTCTGGTTTGCCCTGCGGATGCTGATGGGAATCGGTGACTCGAGCCTTCACTACTCCAGCCAAATGTGGGTAACCAAAATTGCTGCTCCCAAGAGGCGCGGGCGAGACTTATCCATCTACGGACTTGCATACGGGATCGGATTCAGCTTGGGGCCGCTCGGGATCAACCTGCTCCCGCTGGGCTTCTGGGTGCCTTTCGCTTCATTAACTGTTTTGTATGTAGCCGCCTTTCTCTTGCTGTCGCGGATTCGCAATGAATTTCCGGAAGCGATCCAAAAAGCTCCCGCTGTGAAGCAGCAGAATCGTTATGCCACTGTCTTTCGTTTGAGCTGGCTGGCGTTAATACCCTCGTTTTTGTACGGATATATGGAAACCTCTTTGAACGGAAGCTTCCCGGTCTATGCCTTGCGAACTGGCCTTTCCATCGAATGGGTATCTGTTATATTGCCCTCGTTTGTCGTGGGTAGCATCATTTTGCAGATCCCCCTCGGTGCCTGGAGCGACCGGATTGGTCGAAAGCGGGTCATGTTTGGCTGTGCGCTGGTCGGGGCGATTGCGTTCATGCTGTTCCCGATGAGCGGTGAAAATGTCTGGCTGATGATGCTTCTGCTGGGCATCGCCGGTGCTGCTGTCGGCTCTTTTTACTCGTTGGGGCTGGCTTTTGCGACCGATATTTTGCCAGCATCGATGGTTCCTACCGCCGGGATTGTCGCCAGCATGAATTTTGGAGTGGCCAGTATACTCGCCCCCAATGTCAATGGCCTCTTGATGCAGGTGTGGGACCCAAGGAGCATTTTCTGGCTGATGGGTCTGTTGCTGGTCGGTTTTTCGGTAGCCTGTCTGCTTTTTCGAACGACCAGTACCTCGCGGGAAACAGCAGCAGCATAA